The following proteins are encoded in a genomic region of Desulfurispora thermophila DSM 16022:
- a CDS encoding 4Fe-4S dicluster domain-containing protein, with product MRTLVVDSSKCSGCRICGLWCSLQHEQAANPALPRVKVSRNHARYQCQPVTSAQCARPACIDACPKQALNQDNQTGGIIVDHEKCIGCRKCLRTCPNAAISFPWVSSSTLMLLMLTALYWIRPFTPVVN from the coding sequence ATGAGGACTTTGGTCGTCGACTCTAGCAAATGTTCCGGTTGTCGGATTTGTGGGCTTTGGTGCTCGCTACAACATGAACAGGCAGCCAATCCCGCTCTTCCCCGTGTCAAGGTTTCCCGCAACCACGCCCGCTACCAGTGTCAACCAGTAACCAGTGCGCAATGCGCCAGACCGGCCTGTATTGACGCTTGCCCCAAACAGGCCCTGAACCAGGACAACCAAACAGGCGGGATTATCGTAGATCATGAAAAATGTATTGGCTGCCGCAAATGTCTACGGACTTGCCCCAACGCAGCAATCTCTTTCCCATGGGTGTCATCCAGTACATTGATGTTGCTTATGCTCACCGCCCTGTACTGGATAAGGCCCTTCACACCGGTTGTTAACTGA
- a CDS encoding DUF47 domain-containing protein, whose amino-acid sequence MVNILKLLRKKPNVFYEYFNLIAKNIGLATDVFIRQIDDLRNCEDYSLQIKTVENMGDQYTHEVIAELNKAFVTPLEREDILGLTLQLDDVLDCLEVCSSHLALYRMTEPDDYMKLFARNIQICTQELIQAVEKLTQHKLQEMTKHTHKINDLENAADAILRDALENLFAESKDAIEILKKKEIYTMMESFSDFCEDVADILEGIIMRNS is encoded by the coding sequence ATGGTAAATATTCTCAAGTTGTTGCGTAAAAAGCCAAATGTCTTTTACGAGTACTTTAATCTCATTGCCAAGAACATTGGTCTGGCCACCGACGTTTTCATTAGACAAATCGATGATTTGCGTAATTGTGAGGACTATTCCTTGCAAATCAAAACGGTGGAGAACATGGGAGACCAGTATACGCATGAGGTTATTGCCGAGTTGAACAAAGCTTTTGTTACTCCGCTGGAAAGGGAGGACATTTTGGGGCTCACCCTGCAGTTGGATGACGTGCTGGACTGTTTGGAAGTTTGCTCTTCCCACCTGGCACTCTACCGGATGACAGAGCCTGATGACTACATGAAGCTTTTTGCCCGCAATATTCAAATTTGTACTCAGGAACTGATTCAGGCGGTGGAAAAGCTTACCCAGCATAAATTACAGGAAATGACCAAGCACACTCATAAAATCAACGATTTGGAGAATGCCGCCGATGCTATTTTGCGGGATGCGCTGGAAAACCTGTTTGCTGAAAGTAAAGATGCCATTGAAATTTTAAAGAAAAAAGAAATATACACCATGATGGAGTCTTTTTCGGATTTTTGTGAGGATGTCGCTGACATTTTGGAAGGCATCATTATGCGTAATTCTTAA
- a CDS encoding hydroxymethylglutaryl-CoA lyase, which yields MHWPDSIRLREVGPRDGWQSIKQVIPTADKAYFILQLIKCGLRELEITSFVSPRAVPQHVDAEHLFDILKNNTFQGPEPVLSALVINTTGVKRAISCGVSTLAAVISATQSHSLANSGLTIEDALLELTSMHNLATSHGIKVRVAIATAFGYPGHESVDIQRLRVIVDNLIHLKIDEIILADTPGLASPRQIYQTVHALNKSYPGHTWGLHLHDAHGLGLTNVLAGIMAGATVIETSLGGLGGCPFLPGAKGNVATEKVAFMLQEMSINTGVSLSCLRKLLEKCPLPYNPYRKEQNQNDSAGQFQS from the coding sequence TTGCACTGGCCTGACAGCATCCGCTTGCGGGAAGTTGGTCCCCGCGACGGCTGGCAAAGCATTAAACAAGTGATACCCACCGCAGATAAGGCATATTTCATACTCCAACTCATTAAATGTGGTTTGCGAGAACTGGAGATTACTTCCTTTGTCAGCCCTCGCGCCGTTCCCCAACATGTGGACGCTGAACATTTGTTTGATATTTTAAAAAATAATACTTTCCAGGGCCCTGAGCCAGTGTTAAGCGCTCTGGTGATAAACACTACCGGTGTAAAACGCGCCATTTCCTGCGGCGTATCCACCCTGGCTGCAGTGATTTCCGCCACCCAAAGTCACAGCCTGGCCAACAGTGGTTTAACCATTGAAGATGCTTTACTAGAATTGACCTCCATGCACAACCTGGCAACAAGTCACGGCATAAAGGTAAGGGTAGCTATAGCCACCGCATTTGGCTATCCTGGCCATGAAAGTGTTGATATTCAGCGTTTGCGTGTGATCGTTGATAATTTAATACACCTAAAAATTGATGAAATCATTCTGGCCGACACACCAGGCCTGGCCAGTCCCCGGCAAATTTATCAGACAGTACATGCTTTAAATAAGTCCTATCCTGGACACACCTGGGGCCTACACTTGCACGACGCCCACGGTCTGGGTCTGACCAACGTCTTAGCTGGGATTATGGCGGGCGCAACAGTCATTGAAACGTCTCTCGGGGGCCTGGGCGGTTGTCCGTTCCTGCCCGGTGCCAAAGGCAATGTGGCTACCGAAAAGGTAGCCTTCATGCTGCAGGAAATGAGCATAAACACAGGTGTCTCTCTATCCTGTCTTAGAAAACTGTTAGAAAAATGTCCATTACCATACAATCCCTACCGAAAGGAGCAAAATCAAAATGACTCAGCTGGACAGTTTCAGTCGTGA
- a CDS encoding pyruvate carboxyltransferase: MAMMNYPTKVVLGEITVRDGFQHEEILIPTTAKLWVLEELILAGFRRLEVTNFGNPRAMPQFADADELFKAIRNSKRVKNLLPEVELTAVTISERAVDRAIAARKEGYGPDRILQMVSTSEPHQLKNSGMTHREYWAMTERCIQKAHDAGMKFCGTVSTIWGCPIAGPTELKTAVEFTKRYLSLGADDIEHADHDGSAPPNKVYEYFSMVLDALPDPKLHIAHFHVTRGWGLANVLAALQAGITHFESTMGGIGGQPANFVGGSPVPGTGSYYYQDPNIVGLVCTEDMVVMMDEMGIDTGVNVDRVLEIGRMVEKICGRRLRSECIRTGRIPKGKTGF; this comes from the coding sequence ATGGCTATGATGAATTACCCAACAAAAGTTGTCCTGGGTGAGATCACCGTCCGGGACGGTTTTCAGCACGAGGAAATCCTGATCCCTACCACGGCCAAGCTATGGGTGCTGGAAGAATTAATCCTGGCCGGGTTTAGGCGGTTGGAGGTAACCAACTTTGGCAACCCCAGAGCCATGCCCCAGTTTGCCGACGCGGATGAGCTTTTCAAAGCTATTCGGAACAGTAAAAGGGTGAAAAACCTGCTCCCGGAAGTGGAACTTACGGCAGTTACCATCAGCGAACGCGCTGTGGATAGAGCTATTGCGGCCAGAAAGGAAGGCTACGGTCCGGATCGTATCTTGCAAATGGTTTCCACCTCCGAGCCACATCAGTTGAAGAACTCCGGCATGACACACCGGGAGTACTGGGCCATGACCGAACGATGCATCCAAAAAGCACATGATGCCGGCATGAAATTCTGCGGTACGGTCAGCACTATTTGGGGTTGCCCAATAGCGGGCCCCACGGAATTGAAAACAGCGGTTGAGTTTACCAAAAGGTATCTTTCCTTGGGAGCAGACGACATTGAACACGCTGACCACGACGGCTCTGCCCCGCCCAACAAGGTTTATGAGTATTTCAGCATGGTCCTGGACGCGCTGCCCGACCCCAAGCTGCACATAGCTCATTTTCATGTCACCCGGGGCTGGGGGCTGGCCAATGTCCTAGCAGCCCTGCAAGCCGGTATTACCCATTTTGAAAGCACAATGGGTGGAATTGGCGGACAGCCGGCAAATTTTGTAGGAGGTAGCCCTGTGCCGGGAACTGGGTCCTACTACTACCAGGATCCCAATATTGTCGGTCTGGTTTGCACTGAAGACATGGTGGTCATGATGGATGAAATGGGTATTGACACTGGCGTCAATGTAGACCGGGTGCTGGAAATAGGGCGAATGGTGGAAAAAATATGTGGCCGCCGCCTGCGCAGCGAATGCATTAGAACAGGACGTATCCCCAAAGGCAAAACCGGGTTTTAG
- a CDS encoding HPP family protein: MIDISPEQKKEQSAGIEEMLLNYLTKMKAGRLKCLPQLSRLDLLVTATGSLLGIGLITLLAHLYRLPLLIPSFGASAVLLYGACHVPMAQLRNVIGGHVVSALTGVAVYHLLGCSWWSITIGVTLAIVVMSVTHTLHPPGGATAFMAVSTGQGLWFVFMPVATGVLCLVLIAVLVNNVSPERKYPQYWY; the protein is encoded by the coding sequence ATGATAGATATAAGCCCAGAACAAAAAAAAGAACAATCAGCCGGGATTGAAGAAATGCTGTTGAATTACCTGACTAAAATGAAGGCGGGCAGGCTAAAGTGCTTGCCTCAATTGTCCAGGTTGGATTTGCTTGTGACCGCAACAGGTAGCTTGTTGGGCATCGGGTTGATTACGCTGCTGGCGCATTTGTACCGCCTGCCTCTGTTAATACCATCCTTTGGGGCATCTGCGGTTTTGCTCTATGGTGCCTGCCATGTGCCCATGGCTCAGCTGCGCAATGTTATTGGTGGTCATGTTGTATCAGCATTGACCGGGGTGGCAGTGTATCATCTATTAGGGTGTTCCTGGTGGTCTATCACAATTGGTGTTACACTGGCAATTGTCGTCATGTCTGTAACACATACACTGCATCCCCCTGGTGGAGCCACGGCGTTTATGGCAGTAAGCACGGGGCAGGGATTATGGTTTGTTTTTATGCCTGTGGCGACCGGTGTGCTGTGCCTGGTGCTGATAGCTGTTCTGGTTAATAATGTTTCTCCCGAGCGCAAGTATCCGCAGTACTGGTATTAA
- a CDS encoding HD-GYP domain-containing protein: MPYTALARRLFGFYFYLVVVIGLFVIYKAVAGFNFDYLAVLFLWVAFAIPIEMNPVLLNTKDQITLSFSINLAMVIIYGVDFAIIVSLIANVVTDAWGRRGLKKLLFNACQYAITIFFTGEAFYFFKKSAAMFMLPDDLPALVIASFVYVTVNVLLVSIIVALSLQKPLGHVIFSDIGMKMLYFTTLAPISMLMVILYSVQPWGMLLLIPPLATAHLSFKNYFQLSRETRKTMEVISEIVDLRDVYTAQHSKRVAEYARMIAEEMQLSPEEVEQIYTAGMVHDLGKISVRDNVLLKPDALTDDEYALMKQHSKSGYEILKNLDMYKNGAIFVLMHHERVDGRGYPLGLHGSEIPLGAKIMAVADSYDAMTTDRPYRKAMDSNRAMKILRENAGSQFDPVVVDAFCRVIDKTQNNKFMKGGYIGC; the protein is encoded by the coding sequence ATGCCGTATACGGCATTGGCGAGACGGCTATTTGGTTTTTATTTCTATCTTGTTGTTGTTATTGGTCTTTTCGTAATTTATAAAGCTGTAGCAGGTTTTAATTTTGATTACCTTGCTGTTTTGTTTTTGTGGGTAGCTTTTGCCATACCCATCGAAATGAATCCGGTCTTGCTGAACACGAAAGATCAGATAACCCTGTCGTTCTCAATAAATTTGGCAATGGTAATTATTTATGGTGTTGACTTCGCCATTATCGTGTCATTAATTGCTAATGTAGTCACCGATGCGTGGGGTAGAAGGGGTTTGAAAAAGCTTCTATTCAACGCTTGCCAGTATGCTATAACCATTTTTTTTACGGGAGAGGCATTCTACTTCTTCAAGAAATCGGCGGCAATGTTTATGTTACCCGATGATTTGCCTGCTTTGGTTATAGCTAGTTTTGTATATGTTACAGTAAATGTTTTGCTTGTTTCAATTATAGTTGCACTGAGTCTCCAGAAACCGTTAGGGCATGTCATATTCAGTGATATCGGCATGAAAATGCTGTACTTTACTACCCTGGCACCCATAAGTATGTTGATGGTTATTCTATACAGCGTTCAGCCCTGGGGAATGCTCCTGCTAATACCTCCCCTGGCAACTGCTCATTTAAGTTTTAAAAATTATTTTCAGCTCAGCAGGGAAACGCGCAAAACAATGGAGGTCATTTCTGAAATCGTTGATTTGCGAGATGTGTATACGGCCCAGCACTCCAAAAGAGTAGCCGAGTATGCCAGGATGATTGCCGAGGAGATGCAGTTGTCACCCGAAGAAGTGGAACAGATATATACGGCAGGTATGGTACACGACCTGGGCAAGATATCAGTGCGCGATAATGTGTTACTTAAACCGGATGCCTTAACAGATGATGAGTATGCGTTGATGAAGCAGCACAGCAAAAGCGGTTACGAAATTTTGAAAAATCTAGACATGTACAAAAATGGAGCAATATTTGTTCTCATGCACCATGAGCGGGTTGATGGTAGGGGTTATCCGCTGGGGTTGCATGGCTCAGAGATACCTTTAGGGGCAAAAATTATGGCAGTAGCCGACAGTTATGATGCCATGACAACTGACAGACCTTATCGTAAAGCTATGGACAGCAATCGAGCAATGAAAATATTACGTGAGAATGCGGGAAGTCAATTTGACCCGGTTGTGGTAGATGCTTTTTGCAGGGTTATTGATAAAACTCAAAATAACAAGTTTATGAAAGGGGGGTATATAGGATGCTGA
- a CDS encoding DUF378 domain-containing protein — translation MAWLYKLSLALVIIGAINWLLVGLFQWDLVTALFGGEVMRQSSLFSRIVYTLVGLGGIYLIPSLLRDREKVTSEQH, via the coding sequence ATGGCCTGGTTATATAAACTGTCTCTGGCCCTGGTTATTATTGGTGCCATCAACTGGCTGCTGGTAGGGCTGTTTCAGTGGGACCTGGTAACAGCGCTGTTTGGTGGCGAAGTAATGCGGCAATCATCTTTGTTCAGCAGGATTGTCTACACCCTGGTCGGTCTGGGCGGCATCTACTTAATCCCCAGCTTGTTGAGAGACAGAGAAAAAGTTACTAGTGAACAACATTAA
- a CDS encoding inorganic phosphate transporter, whose amino-acid sequence MFDANFFLTALVVVLALVFDFINGFHDTANAIATSISTRALKPRVAIVLASTMNLVGALAFTGVAKTIGGKIANPFALDNGLYIVTAALVAAIVWNLITWYYGIPSSSSHALIGSLVGGVLAAAGFSAVNFKGFVSILEALIFSPILAFVTGYLVMSLIKIVFYRAHPVKINRRFRTLQVFTAAWQAFSHGTNDAQKSMGIITFALIAGGFQQEMEIQYWVKICAALAMALGTSFGGWKIIKTVGSRIIKIEPANGFAADFTSASVILMATLLKLPVSTTHVISSSIMGVGAAKRFHAVKWGTAQKIVTAWLITLPITIVLAAMVYMLMDLLLPI is encoded by the coding sequence ATGTTTGATGCTAACTTTTTCTTAACTGCGCTGGTTGTTGTTTTAGCACTGGTATTTGATTTTATCAACGGGTTTCATGATACGGCCAACGCCATAGCCACTTCCATTTCCACCCGCGCTCTCAAGCCGCGTGTAGCAATTGTACTGGCTTCTACCATGAACCTCGTCGGGGCGCTGGCTTTTACCGGTGTAGCAAAGACAATTGGTGGTAAAATTGCCAACCCATTTGCCTTGGACAATGGGCTGTATATTGTAACAGCGGCTCTGGTAGCAGCAATTGTCTGGAACTTGATCACCTGGTATTACGGTATTCCCAGCAGCTCCTCGCATGCTTTGATTGGTTCATTGGTGGGAGGAGTGCTGGCGGCAGCTGGCTTTTCTGCAGTTAACTTCAAAGGATTTGTGAGTATCTTGGAGGCGTTGATCTTTTCACCCATTTTGGCATTTGTTACTGGCTATCTGGTAATGAGTTTAATAAAAATAGTTTTCTATCGCGCCCATCCAGTAAAGATAAACCGTCGCTTTCGTACGTTGCAGGTATTTACTGCGGCCTGGCAAGCTTTCAGCCACGGCACAAATGATGCGCAGAAATCCATGGGCATTATTACTTTTGCCTTGATTGCCGGCGGTTTTCAGCAGGAAATGGAGATTCAGTACTGGGTCAAAATATGTGCGGCTTTGGCGATGGCTCTTGGTACTTCCTTTGGAGGCTGGAAAATAATTAAAACTGTAGGGTCGCGGATTATAAAAATTGAGCCGGCAAACGGTTTTGCTGCCGATTTTACTTCGGCTTCGGTCATTTTGATGGCTACACTGCTGAAACTGCCGGTAAGTACCACCCATGTAATATCTTCCTCCATCATGGGCGTGGGGGCTGCGAAGCGTTTTCATGCTGTCAAGTGGGGTACAGCCCAGAAAATTGTCACGGCCTGGCTGATCACCCTGCCCATAACTATAGTTTTGGCAGCCATGGTTTATATGCTAATGGACTTGCTTTTGCCTATTTAG
- a CDS encoding enoyl-CoA hydratase-related protein has product MHYETLLIEKQEHIGVIKFNRPAVMNALNTKMAQELLHVLGDFEQDEDIFAAVLTATGEKAFCAGADLKERQHMSKEAMARQRALFVKTFTAVIDFCKPLVAAVNGFALGGGTEFALGCDFIIAAENASFGLPEVGLAIIPGGGGTQLLPRIIGRAKAKELIFTGRRITAQQALEMGLVNYVVPAEKLMEKTMQIMQEITRNSPIALRQAKLAINLGSDIELHSALSLEAECYNVCLKTEDRDEGLRAFNEKRRPVYKGR; this is encoded by the coding sequence ATGCATTATGAAACTTTGTTGATAGAGAAGCAAGAACATATTGGTGTAATTAAATTCAACCGGCCCGCAGTAATGAATGCTTTAAACACTAAAATGGCTCAGGAGTTACTCCACGTACTGGGCGATTTTGAGCAGGATGAAGATATTTTTGCCGCCGTGCTCACGGCAACGGGTGAAAAGGCTTTTTGTGCCGGGGCGGATTTAAAAGAGCGCCAGCATATGAGCAAGGAAGCGATGGCGCGCCAGAGGGCCCTTTTTGTAAAGACTTTCACGGCGGTAATAGATTTTTGCAAACCGCTGGTGGCAGCTGTTAACGGTTTTGCCCTGGGGGGCGGTACGGAGTTTGCTCTGGGCTGCGACTTTATTATAGCTGCCGAAAATGCCTCTTTCGGGTTGCCCGAGGTCGGTCTGGCCATTATTCCAGGAGGGGGAGGAACGCAACTCCTGCCCCGCATCATTGGCCGCGCCAAGGCCAAAGAATTAATTTTTACCGGGCGACGCATTACGGCCCAACAAGCACTGGAAATGGGGCTGGTAAACTACGTCGTACCAGCAGAAAAGTTAATGGAGAAGACCATGCAAATCATGCAGGAAATAACACGCAACAGCCCCATAGCCCTGCGCCAGGCCAAGCTGGCCATCAACCTGGGTAGTGATATTGAACTGCACAGTGCCCTGTCCCTGGAAGCAGAGTGTTACAACGTATGCTTAAAGACCGAAGACCGGGACGAAGGACTGCGAGCTTTTAATGAAAAAAGACGTCCGGTGTACAAAGGAAGGTAA
- a CDS encoding acyl-CoA carboxylase subunit beta, with translation MEKEAIIKRGGASKYHESNARKGKLFARERIALLVDPDSFVEDGLWANNLAGDLPADGVVTGMGRIHGRPVCIMANDSTVKAGSWGWRTVEKIIRIQETAIDMQVPMLYLVDSAGARITDQIEMFPGRRGAGRIFYNEVKMSGMIPQICLLFGPSAAGGAYIPAFCDVVFMVDGNASMYLGSPRMAEMVIYEKVSLEEMGGARMHCSISGCGDLLVSTEQEAIEACRAYLTYFPQNYTERPPSYQAVPPVPGRSIEEIIPTRESVAFDMYEFIDALIDAGSWFEIKRLFAPELITGLARLGGQVVGILANQPKVKGGVLFVDSADKGARFMDLCDAFNIPLLFLMDVPGFMVGSAVERQGIIRHGAKMISAMAQATVPKISVVVRKAYGAGLYAMCGPAFEPDCCLALPTAMIAVMGPEAAVNAVYENKIKVLSPEEREAFVIQKRAEYCQDIDIYRLASELVVDQVISTHTLREELIKRFALYSSKKQEFSRRKHSIYPV, from the coding sequence ATGGAAAAAGAAGCTATCATAAAAAGAGGGGGTGCTTCCAAATATCATGAAAGTAACGCTCGAAAAGGAAAATTGTTTGCCCGGGAACGAATTGCCCTGCTGGTAGATCCCGATTCCTTTGTAGAAGACGGCCTTTGGGCCAATAATCTGGCGGGCGACCTGCCAGCTGACGGAGTGGTCACTGGCATGGGCCGCATTCACGGGCGACCAGTTTGTATAATGGCTAATGATTCCACTGTGAAAGCGGGTTCCTGGGGCTGGCGGACAGTGGAGAAAATTATTCGCATTCAGGAAACCGCCATCGATATGCAGGTACCTATGCTCTACCTGGTAGATTCGGCCGGAGCGCGCATCACCGACCAGATTGAAATGTTCCCCGGACGGCGGGGGGCAGGACGCATTTTTTACAACGAAGTAAAAATGTCGGGCATGATACCCCAGATATGCCTGCTTTTCGGACCGTCGGCAGCCGGCGGAGCTTATATCCCGGCCTTTTGCGACGTGGTTTTCATGGTGGATGGCAACGCCAGCATGTACCTCGGCTCGCCCCGCATGGCCGAGATGGTAATTTATGAAAAGGTGAGCCTGGAAGAAATGGGAGGCGCCCGCATGCACTGCTCGATTAGCGGGTGTGGCGACCTATTGGTAAGCACTGAACAGGAGGCCATTGAGGCATGTCGGGCCTATCTAACTTATTTTCCCCAAAACTATACGGAAAGGCCACCTTCTTACCAGGCCGTGCCACCGGTTCCCGGCCGTTCTATTGAGGAGATTATCCCCACCCGGGAAAGCGTAGCCTTTGACATGTACGAATTTATAGACGCTCTCATTGATGCCGGCAGCTGGTTTGAAATAAAGCGGCTTTTTGCCCCCGAATTGATCACAGGCTTGGCCCGCCTGGGGGGCCAGGTGGTAGGCATATTAGCCAACCAGCCCAAGGTTAAAGGAGGAGTTCTGTTTGTAGACTCAGCAGATAAAGGAGCCCGCTTCATGGATCTATGTGACGCTTTTAATATTCCTTTACTCTTTCTTATGGACGTACCGGGTTTTATGGTGGGCTCGGCAGTTGAACGGCAAGGAATCATCCGGCACGGGGCCAAGATGATCTCAGCCATGGCTCAAGCCACTGTGCCCAAAATATCCGTGGTGGTGCGCAAGGCGTACGGTGCCGGTCTTTATGCCATGTGTGGGCCAGCTTTTGAACCAGACTGCTGCCTGGCCCTGCCCACAGCCATGATTGCCGTAATGGGTCCGGAAGCTGCCGTCAACGCTGTGTATGAAAACAAAATCAAAGTACTGTCGCCGGAAGAACGCGAAGCCTTTGTCATACAAAAAAGAGCAGAGTATTGCCAGGACATTGATATCTACCGCCTGGCTTCCGAGCTAGTAGTGGACCAGGTGATCAGCACGCATACTTTACGCGAAGAATTGATAAAACGTTTTGCCCTCTACAGCAGCAAAAAACAGGAATTCTCCCGTCGCAAACATTCTATTTATCCAGTTTGA
- a CDS encoding spore coat protein, which yields MQQNQNVIANPQSGSLNRVKGSQFNDRDLLNDALATEKLLTDNFNIMAREASHQSLHRDVTAMLMETHQCTRELFNLMFRKGWYKLEPEDTQKLQQTYQQFSSYQTQFAYSEQMMQ from the coding sequence ATGCAACAAAACCAAAATGTCATCGCCAATCCGCAAAGCGGTAGCTTGAACAGAGTAAAAGGTTCCCAATTCAATGACCGGGATCTGTTGAATGATGCTTTAGCTACAGAAAAATTGCTCACTGACAACTTTAACATTATGGCCAGAGAAGCTTCTCACCAGTCGCTCCACCGCGATGTAACGGCCATGCTGATGGAGACCCACCAGTGCACAAGAGAGTTATTTAATCTGATGTTCCGCAAAGGGTGGTACAAGCTGGAACCAGAAGATACTCAGAAGCTGCAACAAACTTACCAGCAGTTTTCCAGCTACCAAACCCAATTTGCCTACTCGGAACAAATGATGCAATAG
- a CDS encoding DUF6125 family protein, translating into MTQLDSFSREQLYSFIVDLAKRWLAHDGLWFQAVEEMHGMEEAIKADIAAWRKFTVIEAKRIMEILGASPGQGIPALKKALALRLYAFINKQEIIDVDDNTIIFRMNDCRVQSARKRKGLPDFPCKQVGLVEYEYFAKTIDPRIKTRCIACPPDEHPPEFYCAWEFKLNESVQ; encoded by the coding sequence ATGACTCAGCTGGACAGTTTCAGTCGTGAGCAATTATATAGTTTTATTGTCGACCTGGCTAAACGCTGGCTGGCCCACGACGGGCTATGGTTTCAAGCAGTCGAGGAGATGCACGGTATGGAAGAAGCCATCAAAGCCGACATCGCAGCATGGAGGAAATTCACAGTTATTGAAGCCAAACGAATCATGGAAATTCTGGGTGCTTCCCCAGGTCAGGGAATCCCAGCACTGAAAAAAGCCCTAGCACTTCGCCTGTATGCATTTATAAATAAACAAGAGATTATTGATGTTGACGATAACACGATCATTTTTCGCATGAACGATTGCCGGGTGCAGTCAGCTCGTAAACGCAAAGGTTTGCCCGATTTTCCCTGCAAACAAGTGGGATTAGTGGAATACGAATATTTCGCCAAAACCATAGACCCGCGTATAAAAACCCGCTGCATTGCCTGTCCGCCTGACGAACACCCACCGGAATTTTATTGCGCCTGGGAATTCAAATTGAATGAAAGCGTTCAATAA